In the genome of Deltaproteobacteria bacterium, one region contains:
- a CDS encoding LemA family protein: MSVLFLGLLIVVGIFILWAIGAYNGLVRKRNEVDNAWAQIDVQLKRRTDLVPNLVETVKGYATHERETLDRVIQARNATMNAGSVEQRVAAENALTGALKSLFAVAEAYPDLKANQNFMQLQEELTSTENKVAYARQFYNDQILGYNTAIEVFPTSIIAGMFHFTRRQSFAVTTEAEREAPKVKFG, encoded by the coding sequence ATGAGCGTATTGTTTCTCGGACTACTGATCGTCGTCGGCATCTTCATTCTCTGGGCCATCGGCGCGTACAACGGCTTAGTCCGCAAACGCAACGAGGTCGACAACGCGTGGGCCCAAATCGACGTGCAATTGAAACGCCGCACCGACTTGGTGCCGAATCTCGTGGAAACGGTGAAGGGCTACGCGACCCATGAACGCGAGACGCTCGACCGCGTCATTCAAGCCCGCAACGCCACGATGAACGCGGGCTCCGTCGAGCAGCGCGTCGCCGCCGAAAACGCGCTGACGGGCGCATTGAAATCGCTATTCGCCGTGGCCGAGGCCTATCCCGACTTGAAGGCCAATCAGAACTTCATGCAGCTGCAAGAAGAGCTGACATCGACTGAAAACAAAGTCGCGTACGCACGGCAGTTCTACAACGACCAGATCCTCGGCTACAACACCGCGATCGAGGTCTTCCCCACCTCGATCATCGCCGGGATGTTCCACTTTACGCGACGACAGTCCTTTGCG
- a CDS encoding zf-TFIIB domain-containing protein: MLPVCPSCDHALCILELHGVASDYCYECQGLWLDAGELESLLTATGAGIDDPLLHAHELPATKPRGRKRLCPRCDQRLLPIQPTAADGRHVTLDRCPHGHGLWFDAGELTQLLALFPETSGAGKTIAYLQDLLGKSVTAELGRTL, encoded by the coding sequence ATGCTGCCGGTCTGTCCCAGTTGCGACCACGCCCTTTGCATCCTCGAGCTCCACGGCGTCGCGAGCGATTACTGCTACGAATGCCAAGGGCTGTGGCTCGACGCGGGCGAATTGGAATCGCTGCTCACCGCCACCGGCGCCGGCATAGACGATCCGCTGCTCCACGCGCACGAACTGCCCGCCACCAAGCCGCGCGGTCGCAAACGCCTCTGTCCGCGTTGCGACCAACGCCTGTTGCCGATTCAACCAACCGCCGCCGATGGTCGCCACGTCACATTGGACCGCTGTCCGCACGGACACGGACTGTGGTTCGACGCCGGCGAACTTACCCAACTGCTGGCGCTGTTTCCGGAAACGTCCGGTGCGGGAAAGACCATCGCGTATTTGCAAGATCTCCTGGGCAAATCGGTCACAGCAGAATTGGGGAGGACATTATGA